In the genome of Amphiura filiformis chromosome 4, Afil_fr2py, whole genome shotgun sequence, one region contains:
- the LOC140150464 gene encoding diacylglycerol lipase-beta-like, whose translation MPALVAFNRKWRVGSDDFVFPGVISVFIRIAWLGAAAIVYGTQRKLLKCPGGDVLEIYHIGLLSWLVITILLESYMVRVSAKGSIANVEPRRYFPKLLYLRLFIFILEMGWSALGAYWVFREIETNDEMETCDESVILLVRATVVCSWVLLLLVLLGGLLLLSPWKKPGQRDQDTHQGDVDDALMKSTQLRWERRCKWLCCCVGSDENTQAAYTDIANLLASLFYGLDVVISDIAAGLILLRSEQQQQCASITSSAASTPGHQATTAPPCLRKPTEPASSHVADAAHFLKYAGSAYGYLFYLFENLSCGACKLCGFYRCCGGCRGGKLDRHDNCCECNMAVIKKVNKLDKEDVVYFSYHNRIYEIPFFVAIDDHTKSVVVSIRGTLSFKDALTDAVAEAERIEVEGQEIYAHKGILQSARYIKRTLEENQVLEKAFHKVPDYKLVIVGHSLGAGAAALLSVLMHSKWPKLKCYAFAPPGGLISHEGVLFTSSFVLSVLYGEDLVPRLGLGTLEAIKEQLLDVVRRSNTPKHQILAGACRRACCCVPDRLPVHVPEDRYTVRDHLESSDTSSTELVNKNDPVMQDRASYTDERIDIEGTERNLQEVTRQLYPPGHILWVVESDVIESGCCRGGEPIYQIKWASCREFSQILVGPRMVADHLPGKLQRALDQLTENMPQVGGPGHETTNPHA comes from the exons ATGCCAGCACTAGTGGCTTTCAACCGCAAGTGGCGAGTAGGCAGTGATGACTTTGTCTTCCCAGGAGTAATTTCTGTCTTCATACGAATTGCCTG GCTAGGAGCAGCAGCCATTGTGTATGGTACACAGCGTAAGCTACTCAAATGTCCTGGTGGTGATGTGCTTGAGATCTATCACATTGGTCTGTTATCATGGCTTGTTATTACTATCCTACTTGAAAGCTATATG GTACGAGTAAGTGCAAAAGGTTCCATCGCCAATGTGGAGCCACGGCGATACTTTCCAAAGCTGCTGTATCTCAGACTGTTCATCTTTATTCTGGAGATGGGATGGAGCGCTTTAGGAGCATACTGGGTGTTTCGTGAGATTGAGACAAACGATGAGATGGAAACGTGTGATGAGTCTGTTATTCTTTTG GTCCGTGCAACGGTTGTGTGCAGCTGGGTACTACTCCTTCTGGTGCTGTTGGGTGGATTATTATTGCTGAGTCCCTGGAAGAAACCAGGACAAAGAGATCAAGATACTCATCAAGGAGATGTGGATGATGCCCTCATGAAGAGTACTCAGCTTAGATGGGAAAGGAG ATGTAAATGGCTCTGTTGTTGTGTTGGGAGTGATGAGAACACACAGGCTGCCTACACAGATATTGCTAACCTATTGGCATCACTCTTTTAT GGTTTAGATGTGGTCATATCAGACATCGCAGCAGGTTTAATTCTCCTAAGATCAGAGCAGCAGCAGCAGTGTGCAAGTATTACAAGTAGTGCAGCCAGCACCCCTGGTCACCAAGCAACAACAGCGCCACCGTGTCTTCGTAAGCCAACAGAGCCAGCTTCCTCTCATGTAGCCGATGCTGCGCATTTCCTGAAATATGCGGGCAGCGCGTACGGATACCTGTTTTACTTGTTTGAGAACTTAAGCTGTGGGGCTTGTAAACTGTGTGGCTTTTACAG ATGTTGTGGTGGCTGTCGTGGTGGCAAGTTAGATCGTCATGACAACTGCTGTGAATGCAACATGGCCGTCATTAAAAAAGTCAACAAGCTGGATAAAGAGGATGTTGTGTATTTTAGCTATCATAATAGG atttatgagATTCCATTTTTCGTGGCAATTGACGATCACACCAAATCTGTTGTTGTGTCAATAAGGGGAACATTATCATTTAAG GATGCCTTAACAGATGCTGTAGCAGAAGCAGAGAGGATAGAGGTCGAAGGTCAAGAAATATATGCACATAAAGGAATTTTGCAGTCTGCAAGATATATTAAACGGACATTAGAAGAAAACCAAGTGCTGGAGAAAGCTTTTCACAAAGTGCCT GATTATAAGCTAGTTATCGTTGGTCACAGTCTTGGTGCTGGGGCAGCAGCTTTGTTGTCTGTGTTAATGCATTCCAAATGGCCAAAATTAAAATGCTATGCATTTGCACCTCCAGGAGGACTAATAAG CCATGAGGGGGTCTTATTCACTTCATCTTTTGTACTCTCAGTTTTATATGGTGAAGATCTTGTTCCAAG ACTTGGATTAGGCACCTTAGAAGCAATAAAAGAACAGTTACTAGATGTTGTAAGACGAAGCAATACACCAAAG CATCAAATATTAGCGGGAGCCTGTAGGCGTGCATGTTGTTGTGTACCTGATAGGCTTCCAGTCCATGTACCAGAAGACAGATACACAGTACGAGATCATCTTGAGAGCAGTGATACCAGCTCAACGGAATTGGTCAACAAAAATGATCCTGTGATGCAGGATCGCGCCAGTTACACTGATGAAAGAATAGATATAGAAGGG ACTGAGAGAAATCTTCAAGAGGTAACCAGGCAGTTATATCCACCAGGCCATATCTTATGGGTAGTAGAGTCAGATGTCATAGAAAG CGGGTGCTGCCGTGGCGGTGAACCAATCTATCAAATCAAGTGGGCTAGCTGTCGTGAATTCAGCCAAATTCTCGTCGGACCACGCATGGTCGCCGATCACCTCCCCGGTAAGCTTCAGCGTGCACTAGATCAACTCACAGAAAACATGCCGCAGGTTGGCGGGCCAGGTCATGAAACGACGAATCCTCACGCATGA